A region of Cucumis melo cultivar AY chromosome 2, USDA_Cmelo_AY_1.0, whole genome shotgun sequence DNA encodes the following proteins:
- the LOC103492007 gene encoding nuclear cap-binding protein subunit 1 isoform X2: MQVPEELERVMVGVEAYLSIRRQTLDTGLSFFEEDGEVEKTLNEKDFLEDLWGRIQMLATGGWKVDSVPRPHLLFEAQLVAGKSHEFGAIKCPEQPNPPPTLSGVTYGKQKYDAELNYPQRIRRLNIFPSSKFEDVQPIDRFVVEEYLLDVLLFFNGCRKECASFMVGLPVPFRYEYLMAETIFSQLLLLPQPPFKPIYYTLVIIDLCKALPGAFPAVVAGAVRALFEKIADLDMECRIRLILWFSHHLSNFQFIWPWEEWAYVLELPKWAPQRVFVKEVLDREVRLSYWDKVKQSIENAPGLEELLPPKGGPSFKFSAEDDGEKSEQHALSAELYNMVKGRAPARELISWLDESVIPKHGLDVSLVVVVQTLLDIGSKSFTHLITVLERYGQVISRICHDQDKQVLLISEVGSYWKNNTQMTAIAIDRMMGYRLISNLSIVKWIFSPENLQQYHTSDRPWEILRNVLCKTYNRISDLRKEISSLKKDVVAAEEAVARTQEELGAAESKLSLVDGEPVLGENPVRLKRLKSYAGRAKEQEISIRDSLEAKEALLARALEENEILFLSLYKSFSSILTERLPASAQTLQDLKSTNPADTNAMDVEEPSAMEMDNVESRPEKSHLNGRTEHAYTVCENEQWCLTTLGYVKAFSRQYASEIWPHIEKLDAEVLLSEDSHPLFRKAVYSGLRRSLDLI, encoded by the exons GATTTTTTAGAAGATTTATGGGGACGTATACAAATGTTAGCTACTGGTGGATGGAAAGTGGACAGTG TTCCAAGGCCTCACCTTCTATTTGAAGCTCAGCTAGTTGCTGGGAAGTCTCATGAATTTGGAGCCATCAAATGTCCAGAGCAACCTAATCCTCCTCCAACACTATCTGGCGTTACTTATGGTAAACAGAAATATGATGCAGAGTTAAATTATCCTCAAAGGATACGTCGACTTAATATATTTCCATCTAGTAAATTTGAG GATGTACAACCTATTGATCGCTTTGTCGTGGAGGAGTATCTTTTAGACGTGCTTCTCTTCTTCAATGGCTG TCGAAAGGAATGTGCATCTTTCATGGTTGGCCTTCCTGTACCTTTTAGATACGAGTATCTTATGGCAGAGACAATTTTCTCGCAG CTACTCCTGCTACCTCAACCTCCATTCAAACCTATTTATTATACACTGGTCATTATTGACCTTTGCAAG GCTCTTCCTGGGGCCTTTCCTGCAGTTGTAGCTGGTGCAGTTCGGGCCCTATTTGAGAAAATTGCAGATTTAGACATGGAGTGCCGCATACGGTTGATACTTTGGTTTTCACACCATTT ATCAAACTTTCAATTTATATGGCCATGGGAAGAATGGGCTTACGTATTAGAACTTCCAAAATGGGCCCCACAAAGAGTGTTTGTGAAGGAGGTTCTGGATCGAGAGGTCCGTCTATCATATTGGGATAAAGTAAAGCAG AGCATTGAGAATGCACCTGGTTTAGAAGAGTTGCTACCTCCCAAGGGTGGACCAAGCTTCAAATTTTCCGCAGAAGATGATGGAGAGAAAAGTGAACAACATGCACTTTCTGCTGAATTATACAATATGGTGAAAGGACGAGCTCCAGCACGTGAACTCATTTCATGGTTGGATGAAAGTGTAATTCCGAAGCATGGTTTAGATGTTTCTCTCGTCGTGGTCGTGCAAACTCTTCTGGATATTGGGTCAAAGAGTTTCACTCATTTGATAACAGTCTTGGAGAGATATGGACAAGTTATTTCAAGAATATGCCATGATCAGGATAAGCAGGTCTTGCTTATATCTGAAGTGGGATCTTACTGGAAGAATAATACTCAAATGACGGCAATAGCAATTGATAGAATGATGGGCTATAGGTTAATTTCCAATTTGTCCATCGTTAAATGGATCTTTTCTCCAGAAAATCTTCAGCAATATCATACATCAGATCGTCCATGGGAG ATATTAAGGAATGTGTTATGCAAGACGTATAATCGTATTTCTGATCTTAGAAAAGAAATATCCTCCCTGAAGAAAGACGTTGTTGCAGCTGAAGAAGCTGTTGCTAGGACACAGGAAGAATTGGGTGCTGCTGAATCAAAGCTCTCACTTGTGGATGGTGAACCTGTTTTGGGAGAGAATCCTGTGAGATTGAAGCGATTGAAATCTTATGCTGGAAGAGCAAAAGAGCAGGAGATATCGATACGGGACTCTTTAGAAGCCAAAGAAGCTCTTCTTGCTCGAGCTCTCGAGGAGAATGAG ATATTATTTCTATCTTTGTACAAAAGTTTTTCCAGTATATTGACAGAACGCCTTCCAGCTAGTGCGCAAACTCTGCAGGATTTGAAGTCTACTAATCCTGCTGATACGAATGCTATGGATGTTGAAGAACCATCAGCCATGGAGATGGACAATGTAGAGTCAAGACCTGAAAAAAG TCATTTGAATGGTAGAACAGAGCATGCCTACACGGTATGTGAAAATGAACAATGGTGTTTAACCACCTTGGGATATGTCAAGGCCTTCTCGAGGCAATATGCTTCCGAG ATATGGCCTCATATTGAGAAGTTGGATGCGGAAGTCCTGTTATCAGAAGATTCACACCCACTTTTCAGGAAAGCTGTCTACAGTGGCCTTCGTCGATCTTTGGACTTGATCTAA